In Terriglobus aquaticus, the genomic window GAAGATCGAGACCAGGCCCATGGCGCACAGCACGGTTCCGACACCGGCGCACACGTACCCAAACTTCTTCCGCGCGCGGTCGCCCGGCGTGATGCCCCATTTTGCCGCGAACAGCCAGATGCCGTACGCGAAATGCCAGCATGTCGCGATCATTGCGATCACATAAATCGCCAACATCCATGGGTTCAGCAACTCGTACTGTACTTTCGCGTACGCCAGACCCGGGTGCTCCGGCAGGCTGACGCCAGCAAAGCGCTGCCGCCACACGTGCTGGATGATGTACGCCAGCGCGATCAGCCCCGTGACGCGCTGCATGATGTAAGCCCAATTACCGGCCCAGGGGTAAACATTCACATTGCTGCGGCCGCGGAACGTGATGAACACCCCATAGAGCGAGTGATACAGCAGCGGAATGAAAATGAAGACCCATTCCAGCACGCGCACCAGCGGCAGGCCGTTCAGGAACTTGACTTGCTGTGCATACGCCAGCGGCCCGTTCACGATCTCGAAGTTCGAAATGATGTGCTCGACCAGGAACGCGCCGATGGGCACGATACCAGTCAGCGAGTGCAGCTTGCGCCACAGGAACGAGTGGCCCTGCCCGGCGCGCAGTGGCTGAACCCCGCGCTTGCGGGTGGAGTTATCCGGTGGTGCAAAGCCTGCAACTGCGCCCATGGAAGTCCTTTGCTGAAACGGAATGAGGTACTTCGAAGCGCATAGGCGCATCCGAAAAGGCACCTAGAGTATCGGATTGCGTGAAAAGCATCGTCAACGGGAAGATGTTGCTTGAGTGCGCTTATCGAAGCGTTCGTGCGGTGTGCGTTCAGCCCAGGGCAGGGTACTCAGCCAGCAATCTCCGTAGCGCTCGCCCGCGGTGCGAAAGCCGAAGCCGGTCCTCGGGCCCCACCTGCGCCATCGTGCACCCCATCTCCGGCACATAAAACAGAGGATCGTACCCGAATCCGCCGTCGCCTTCCGGGTCGTTCAGGACTTCGCCCTCCAGCGAACCTTCTGCCGTGGCTAGCACCTCGCCATCACGAGCCAGCGCCAGAACGCACCGGTACCGACCGCGGCGATCCGTCTGCTCGAGCATGGCCAGCATGAGTGCCTCGTTGTTGGCCCGATCCGTGTCCCCATCCGCATCCTCACGGCCCAGGTCGGCCGCGAACCGCGCCGATCGCACGCCCGGACGACCCTCCAGCGCATCCACCTCCAGGCCTGAATCGTCTGCCAGCACCAGCAATCCGGGCGCACGCCGGGAGTAGTACTCGGCCTTCAGGCGGGCGTTGCCCTCAAAGCTGTCCTGATCCTCCTCCGGCGCGGGGATCGTGCTCAGGCCGGGGATCGTCTCGAATCGCACCTCGCCAGCACTCCCGGTGCCAGCCAGTCGCTCCGCCGCAAGCGCAAAATCCCGCAACTTGCCCGGATTCGTCGTCGCCACATACAGAACCATCTCACCCTCTCCGCCTCGCAAGCCGCATGCTGCGCGCCCGCCTTAGGTTCGCCGACGGCGCTGGTGGGTGCTCGGAATCTGCATGTCGTCGCGGTACTTCGCCACGGATCGCCGCGTCACCTGGATGCCTTGCTTCGCCAGTTCGGCGACCAGGGCATCGTCCGTCAGCGGCTTTGCCGGGTCTTCCTCTTCAATCAGCTTCTTTACTTTCTTTTTCAGCAGCATCAGGGGCAAATCGCCGCCCTCGGGCCCGTTCACGCCTTCGGTGAAAAAGAAGCGCAGCTCGTACACACCCTGCGGCGTATGCACGTATTTGTTGGACACGGCGCGGCTCACCGTGGACGGATGCACGCCGATCTCTTCCGCCACTTCCTTGATCATCATCGGCCGCAGCGCATCCACGCCACGCTCCAGGAAGTCGCCTTGCCTTCGCACAATCGCCTCACACGTGCGGACAATGGTGTTCTTGCGCTGTTCGATGTTCCGGAGCAATTGCACGGCAGACCGGTACCGCTCCTTCACATAGTCCTGCACTTCGCGGTCGGCGGTGCCTTGGCGCAGCATGCGGCGATAGCCCGCGTTCAGCCGCAACGCCGGCATGTCTTCCTCGTTCATCACCACGGCCCAGGCGTCTCCGCGGCGGGCAAAGGCCACGTCCGGCTCAATCAACCGCGTTTCATGGTGTTCAAACCGCTGTCCTGGGCGCGGGTCCAGCGTTCGTATCACCGCAATGGCTGCCTGCGCTTGCTCGGGCGTGGCTCCCAGCAGGCGGCTCAATTCACGTATGTCCCGCTTCTGCAGCAGAGGCAGGAACTCCTGCACAATCCGCATGGCCAGCCGGAGATGCAGATCTCGCGCGTCGGTTGACTCGTCACCGCCCTCTTCTTCCACCAGCGCCTGCAGATCGCGCAAGTGCATCGCGAGTTGCAGTTGCAGGCACTCGGCCAGGCTGCGCGCGCCTACGCCGATCGGGTCCAGCCCCTGTACGACCCCCAGCGCTTCACACGCCGCTTCGGTCGAGATCGATAGATCACCTGACCCCGCGGTCAGCTCCTCCATCGAGGCAGTCAGATACCCGCTCTCTTCCAGGTTGCCGACGATCCACTCCGCCGCCGATCGTACCTCCGGCCGTAACGACATCGAGCTCAGCTGCCACAGCAAGTGGTCGGTCAGCGTGCTCGGCTTGGTCAGGAAATGCTCAAAGGAGGGTGAATCGACATCCTCTGTCGAGACACCCCCACCCGTGCGATACCCGGGATCGAGGTAGTCCTGGAAGTAGCTTCCGAAATCGATCTCTTCGAAGGGGTCCTTCTCCGCGCGCTCCTGCTCGGCCGTCTTCTGCTCGGCAGACAGCTCGCGGTCGCCCTCACGGCCGGCCAGCTCATCCAGCGAAACTGACGTGTCGTCAATCTCTTCCAGCAGGGGGTTCTCCACCACCTCTGCGTTGATCATGTCCTTCAGTTCCAGCTTGTTCAAGGCCAGAACATTGACCATCTGCACCAGGCCTGGAGTGAGAACCTGGCGTTGAGAGACCCGCAGATGGAGCTTGGGCTGGAGCAGAACCGATCCTTTTACAGCGCAACCGAGAGATTGGCAGTGAAGTTGCTTACTGAAGACGAGTGTACTGCGCTGTCAGTTGGTTCGCATGCCGGCGAGCCCACGGCTTTGCGGTCCCAATGGTTCCGTTTCAGGTCGCCGGCGACAGTCGCGCAGTACGCCGTGCCGCCCGGTCCGCGCTGCGTCCTGGCGCTTACATTTGGAAGTTGTTGCCCAGGTAAATGCGCTTCACTTCTGGATCTCGACCCAGTTCGCCCGGTGTCCCCTGGCGAAAGATCCGACCCTCCGCGATGATGTACGCCCGGTCTGTCACACTCAGCGTTTCGCGCACGTTGTGATCCGTAATCAGGACACCAATGCCCTGGTTCTTGAGAGAAAAGATGATCTCCTGCAAGTCCAGAACGGCAATGGGATCGATCCCGCTGAAGGGCTCATCCAGCAGGATGAACGATGGCTGGATGCACAGGCAGCGGGCAATCTCGACCCGTCGGCGTTCGCCACCGGACAGCGCATACCCCCGCGTTTCGCGGATGTGCGTCAGGTTCAACTGCTCCAACAGCTCGCCGGCGCGCGCGCGGCGCCGCTCCCAATTACCGGGTTGCGTCTCCAGGATGGCCAGGATGTTTTCTTCCACCGTCAGCTTGCGAAAGACTGACGGTTCCTGCGGCAGGTAACTGATCCCGTGATCGCGGGCGCGCAGGTACATGGGCAGCCGCGAGATGTCTTCCTTGTCCGCGAGAATGCGCCCGGCGTCCGGCCGGACCAAGCCGACAATCATGTAGAAGCTGGTGGTCTTTCCGGCGCCGTTCGGTCCCAATAGTCCGACCACCTCACCTTGCTCAATGCACAGGTCAACGCCGCGCACTACCTGCCGGCCACCATAAGTCTTTGCGATACCTTCGGTCTGCAGTGTGCGCATTACGGTGTGGGACGTGACTTTCTGCCGCCTGGTGAGCGCGCGGTCGAACCGGGCCCGTTCCCCTTCTCCGGCACATCCAGTTCCGTGTGCACGGGCGTGTTGGGCGCGCCGCTGACCTCCACTTGATTATCGCCTCTCCCCTGGCCCATGTGCAGCAGCAGTTGCGTTCCTGTCAGGATGCCCTGCATGGGATCCCGCACCACTGGCAACGCTCCCGGGCTGCCCGTCAGCACCGCATCGCGTGTGCTCGCCGTATACAGCAGGTGAGAGCCCGTTGCCACGCGCGCTCCCTGCTGCACCCGCACGTGGTCCTCCGCGGTCATGGACTGCACACCTCCGGCAAGCATGCCCGGCGCCGAAGTGGCCGCGGTGGCCGCTGCGGGTTGCAGAATCGCCGTCGCGGTCTCGGCGGTGATCACGTCCTCTCCCTGCAGCACGCGAACGCCGCCGCGGAACTCGGCTGTACCGGGCT contains:
- a CDS encoding succinate dehydrogenase cytochrome b558 subunit, with translation MGAVAGFAPPDNSTRKRGVQPLRAGQGHSFLWRKLHSLTGIVPIGAFLVEHIISNFEIVNGPLAYAQQVKFLNGLPLVRVLEWVFIFIPLLYHSLYGVFITFRGRSNVNVYPWAGNWAYIMQRVTGLIALAYIIQHVWRQRFAGVSLPEHPGLAYAKVQYELLNPWMLAIYVIAMIATCWHFAYGIWLFAAKWGITPGDRARKKFGYVCAGVGTVLCAMGLVSIFWVAYARPYSPVDVMPAQPNGVVMPTVPYSPTAQQGAPVQYDGNGQPVQPNPVPQQ
- a CDS encoding non-canonical purine NTP pyrophosphatase, coding for MVLYVATTNPGKLRDFALAAERLAGTGSAGEVRFETIPGLSTIPAPEEDQDSFEGNARLKAEYYSRRAPGLLVLADDSGLEVDALEGRPGVRSARFAADLGREDADGDTDRANNEALMLAMLEQTDRRGRYRCVLALARDGEVLATAEGSLEGEVLNDPEGDGGFGYDPLFYVPEMGCTMAQVGPEDRLRLSHRGRALRRLLAEYPALG
- the lptB gene encoding LPS export ABC transporter ATP-binding protein, which codes for MRTLQTEGIAKTYGGRQVVRGVDLCIEQGEVVGLLGPNGAGKTTSFYMIVGLVRPDAGRILADKEDISRLPMYLRARDHGISYLPQEPSVFRKLTVEENILAILETQPGNWERRRARAGELLEQLNLTHIRETRGYALSGGERRRVEIARCLCIQPSFILLDEPFSGIDPIAVLDLQEIIFSLKNQGIGVLITDHNVRETLSVTDRAYIIAEGRIFRQGTPGELGRDPEVKRIYLGNNFQM
- the rpoN gene encoding RNA polymerase factor sigma-54, whose translation is MLQPKLHLRVSQRQVLTPGLVQMVNVLALNKLELKDMINAEVVENPLLEEIDDTSVSLDELAGREGDRELSAEQKTAEQERAEKDPFEEIDFGSYFQDYLDPGYRTGGGVSTEDVDSPSFEHFLTKPSTLTDHLLWQLSSMSLRPEVRSAAEWIVGNLEESGYLTASMEELTAGSGDLSISTEAACEALGVVQGLDPIGVGARSLAECLQLQLAMHLRDLQALVEEEGGDESTDARDLHLRLAMRIVQEFLPLLQKRDIRELSRLLGATPEQAQAAIAVIRTLDPRPGQRFEHHETRLIEPDVAFARRGDAWAVVMNEEDMPALRLNAGYRRMLRQGTADREVQDYVKERYRSAVQLLRNIEQRKNTIVRTCEAIVRRQGDFLERGVDALRPMMIKEVAEEIGVHPSTVSRAVSNKYVHTPQGVYELRFFFTEGVNGPEGGDLPLMLLKKKVKKLIEEEDPAKPLTDDALVAELAKQGIQVTRRSVAKYRDDMQIPSTHQRRRRT